One part of the Musa acuminata AAA Group cultivar baxijiao chromosome BXJ1-5, Cavendish_Baxijiao_AAA, whole genome shotgun sequence genome encodes these proteins:
- the LOC103986181 gene encoding zinc finger CCCH domain-containing protein 33-like has protein sequence MCGGHRKLSSLPNDPAAGCGAEAMETSSEAAAVLLELAASDDLSAFRRAVEDDGQPLDAAASWYGRSPGRGMGYQLRTPLMIAALYGSTAVMGYILSARPAEAVRHADSDGATALHCAAAGGSAASLEAVKLLIGASADVVDDVDAGGSRPGDVIARQFSSTVAKSLEVILKATSCPRVSSPSREEQAKQGEKKEYPPDLTLPDIKTGIYGTDEFRMYTFKIKPCSRAYSHDWTECPFVHPGENARRRDPRKYSYSCVPCPEFRKGSCRNGDACEYAHGVFESWLHPAQYRTRLCKDEIGCNRRVCFFAHKPEELRTVNPTAASVAGMVLPSSSQGLSSLDMAMALTLMQQPGSPMSPSASSGIGSAAAWMNQTGGVVTPPALQLPSSRLKASLSARDLDFDLKLLGLEEYQQKLVDEIAKTASPRASWGTNSLAAATTRAPDYTDLLGSVDPSLLTQLQGLSARKKTGPQMQSPAAIQMHQSQLLSGYGGGLSSSPPVSAASSFGLDHSLAKAIMNSRASAFAKRSQSFCDRGATAGRQSTLSAMSTAASAAAPPSLLSDWGSPDGKLDWGIQGEELNKLRKSASFAFRSSQAAIGGVAPATGATNEPDLSWVQSLVKDGPAAPVGRPGMGKQQNRYQLNGGGDLFSPWAEEKIMA, from the coding sequence ATGTGTGGCGGCCACCGGAAGCTCTCCTCGCTGCCCAACGACCCCGCGGCGGGATGCGGCGCAGAGGCCATGGAGACTTCGTCGGAGGCGGCCGCAGTGCTCCTTGAGCTCGCCGCTTCCGACGACCTCTCCGCCTTCAGGCGGGCGGTGGAGGACGACGGCCAACCGTTGGATGCCGCTGCCTCCTGGTACGGCcgctctcctggccggggaatggGTTACCAGCTGCGGACGCCGCTCATGATCGCGGCGCTATACGGCAGCACCGCCGTGATGGGCTACATCCTGTCCGCCCGCCCAGCTGAGGCCGTCCGCCACGCCGACTCCGACGGAGCCACCGCCCTGCACTGCGCTGCCGCCGGCGGCTCCGCGGCTTCTCTCGAAGCCGTTAAGCTCTTGATCGGCGCGTCTGCGGACGTCGTTGACGACGTCGATGCGGGCGGGAGCCGCCCCGGCGACGTTATCGCCCGGCAATTCTCGAGCACCGTTGCCAAGTCCCTCGAGGTGATCTTAAAAGCTACTTCTTGCCCGAGGGTTTCATCACCGAGCAGAGAAGAGCAAGCAAAACAGGGGGAGAAGAAGGAATACCCGCCGGATTTGACCCTCCCCGACATTAAGACCGGGATCTACGGCACCGACGAGTTCCGGATGTATACCTTCAAGATTAAGCCGTGCTCTCGCGCGTACTCCCACGACTGGACGGAGTGCCCCTTCGTCCACCCCGGCGAGAACGCTCGGCGCCGAGACCCAAGGAAGTACTCCTACAGTTGCGTGCCGTGCCCCGAGTTCCGGAAAGGTTCTTGCCGGAACGGCGATGCTTGCGAATATGCCCACGGCGTGTTCGAGAGTTGGCTTCACCCGGCGCAGTACCGGACCCGGCTCTGCAAGGATGAGATTGGCTGCAACCGCCGGGTCTGCTTCTTCGCCCACAAGCCGGAGGAGCTGCGGACGGTGAACCCCACTGCAGCATCGGTTGCCGGAATGGTGTTGCCGTCGTCATCACAAGGCCTTTCCTCTTTGGACATGGCCATGGCCTTGACGCTGATGCAGCAGCCCGGCTCCCCCATGTCCCCCTCGGCTTCATCGGGCATAGGGTCCGCAGCGGCATGGATGAATCAGACGGGCGGCGTGGTGACTCCTCCGGCCTTGCAGCTGCCGAGCAGCAGGCTCAAGGCTTCGCTGAGTGCCAGAGACTTGGATTTCGACCTCAAGTTGCTCGGATTAGAAGAGTATCAGCAGAAGCTTGTCGACGAAATCGCAAAAACGGCCTCTCCGCGGGCCAGCTGGGGAACGAACAGCTTAGCCGCGGCAACGACTCGAGCTCCAGACTACACTGATCTGTTGGGTTCTGTCGATCCATCGCTGCTAACCCAATTGCAGGGGCTCTCCGCGAGGAAGAAGACAGGGCCTCAGATGCAATCCCCTGCTGCAATCCAGATGCACCAGTCTCAATTGCTGTCTGGATACGGTGGCGGCCTGTCTTCTTCCCCTCCTGTTAGCGCCGCATCGTCGTTCGGGCTCGACCACTCACTGGCAAAGGCCATCATGAATTCCAGGGCTTCCGCGTTCGCTAAGCGCAGCCAGAGCTTCTGCGACCGAGGGGCGACCGCTGGTCGCCAATCGACACTCTCTGCCATGTCGACCGCGGCATCAGCGGCGGCCCCGCCGTCGCTCCTGTCCGACTGGGGCTCGCCGGACGGTAAATTGGACTGGGGTATTCAAGGAGAGGAGCTGAACAAGCTGAGAAAGTCGGCATCTTTCGCCTTCCGCAGCAGTCAGGCCGCCATCGGAGGGGTAGCTCCAGCCACCGGCGCAACGAACGAGCCGGATTTGTCGTGGGTGCAGTCTCTGGTGAAGGATGGACCTGCGGCGCCCGTGGGCCGTCCTGGCATGGGCAAGCAGCAGAACCGGTATCAGCTCAACGGCGGGGGCGACTTGTTCTCTCCATGGGCAGAGGAGAAGATAATGGCATAA
- the LOC103986180 gene encoding phosphoinositide phospholipase C 6 isoform X2, which translates to MTAPLSHYYIYTGHNSYLTGNQLSSDCSDVPIIRALQRGVRVIELDIWPNSARDNINVLHGRTLTSPVELIRCLKSIKEHAFSASPYPVIITLEDHLTPDLQAKVAKMVMETFGDMLYYPDSESHKEFPSPEALKKRIIISTKPPKEYLEAKSFKEKDCDTQKENDSNEEEAWGKEVSDIQTEFELANKDEEVQDEELADDDDDQKERQNAPPEYKCLITIRAGKPKGHMSEALNVDPEKVRRLSLSEQELVKAAATHGADLLRFTQKNLLRIYPKGTRFNSSNYNPFIGWIHGAQMVAFNMQGYGRSLWLMHGFYKANGGCGYIKKPDFLVKAGPNNEVFDPKAVLPVKKTLKVKIYMGDGWRMDFSQTHFDAYSPPDFYTRVGIAGVPADTVMKKTKTIEDNWTPVWDEEFTFTLTVPELALLRIEVHEYDMSEKDDFGGQTCIPVSELRPGIRAVPLFDHKGNKFNSVKLLMRFVFV; encoded by the exons ATGACGGCTCCACTGTCCCACTATTACATATATACAGGCCACAATTCATACTTGACGGGAAACCAGCTCAGTAGTGACTGCAGCGATGTTCCAATTATAAGAGCACTTCAGAGAGGTGTGAGAGTAATTGAGCTGGATATATGGCCAAATTCTGCAAGAGACAATATCAATGTTCTTCATGGAAG GACATTGACTTCTCCTGTGGAGCTTATCAGATGTTTAAAATCCATCAAAGAGCATGCCTTTTCAGCATCTCCGTATCCTGTTATCATAACTTTGGAGGACCACCTTACTCCTGATCTCCAGGCTAAAGTAGCCAAG ATGGTCATGGAAACATTTGGAGACATGCTGTACTACCCTGACTCAGAAAGTCACAAGGAATTCCCTTCACCAGAGGCTCTGAAGAAAAGGATTATCATTTCCACCAAACCACCTAAAGAGTACCTTGAAGCTAAAAGTTTTAAGGAGAAGGATTGTGATACTCAAAAAGAAAATGATTCTAATGAAGAAGAAGCGTGGGGAAAGGAGGTTTCAGATATACAAACTGAATTTGAATTAGCTAATAAG GATGAAGAAGTTCAAGATGAGGAACttgcagatgatgatgatgatcaaaaAGAGCGTCAGAATGCACCGCCTGAGTACAAATGTCTAATCACCATCAGGGCAGGGAAACCTAAGGGTCACATGAGCGAAGCACTAAACGTTGATCCAGAGAAAGTTAGACGATTAAGTCTGAGTGAGCAAGAACTTGTCAAAGCTGCAGCGACACACGGAGCTGATTTACTAAG GTTCACTCAGAAAAATCTTCTCAGGATATATCCAAAGGGCACCCGCTTTAATTCTTCTAACTACAATCCATTCATTGGTTGGATTCATGGTGCTCAGATGGTTGCATTCAACATGCAG GGATATGGCAGGTCGCTGTGGCTGATGCATGGATTTTATAAAGCCAATGGGGGTTGTGGGTATATAAAGAAGCCTGATTTCTTGGTGAAGGCTGGTCCAAACAATGAGGTTTTTGATCCTAAAGCCGTCTTACCTGTAAAGAAAACTTTAAAG GTAAAAATTTATATGGGAGATGGTTGGCGTATGGATTTTAGTCAGACACACTTTGATGCATATTCTCCTCCAGATTTCTATACAAGG GTAGGGATAGCTGGAGTTCCAGCTGACACCGTGATGAAGAAAACAAAGACAATAGAGGACAACTGGACACCAGTTTGGGATGAGGAGTTTACCTTCACTTTAACTGTACCTGAACTGGCTTTGCTTCGTATTGAAGTACATGAGTATGATATGTCTGAGAAGGATGACTTTGGTGGACAGACTTGCATTCCTGTTTCGGAGTTGAGGCCAGGGATCAGGGCTGTGCCACTTTTTGACCACAAGGGCAACAAATTCAATTCCGTAAAGCTGCTGATGCGATTCGTGTTTGTATGA
- the LOC103986180 gene encoding phosphoinositide phospholipase C 6 isoform X1, with protein sequence MGSYRCCICFTRKFRWSEAKPAEDVREAFATYAEGGAHMTADQLRRFLEEAQGEAGATAADAERVMERVRQLRRPSHLAKLSKPPFTLDDFHHYLFSEELNPPLQPQVHHDMTAPLSHYYIYTGHNSYLTGNQLSSDCSDVPIIRALQRGVRVIELDIWPNSARDNINVLHGRTLTSPVELIRCLKSIKEHAFSASPYPVIITLEDHLTPDLQAKVAKMVMETFGDMLYYPDSESHKEFPSPEALKKRIIISTKPPKEYLEAKSFKEKDCDTQKENDSNEEEAWGKEVSDIQTEFELANKDEEVQDEELADDDDDQKERQNAPPEYKCLITIRAGKPKGHMSEALNVDPEKVRRLSLSEQELVKAAATHGADLLRFTQKNLLRIYPKGTRFNSSNYNPFIGWIHGAQMVAFNMQGYGRSLWLMHGFYKANGGCGYIKKPDFLVKAGPNNEVFDPKAVLPVKKTLKVKIYMGDGWRMDFSQTHFDAYSPPDFYTRVGIAGVPADTVMKKTKTIEDNWTPVWDEEFTFTLTVPELALLRIEVHEYDMSEKDDFGGQTCIPVSELRPGIRAVPLFDHKGNKFNSVKLLMRFVFV encoded by the exons atggggaGCTACAGGTGCTGCATCTGCTTCACGAGGAAGTTCCGGTGGAGCGAGGCGAAGCCCGCGGAGGACGTGCGGGAGGCTTTCGCGACCTACGCCGAGGGCGGAGCCCACATGACTGCGGATCAGCTCCGTCGGTTCCTAGAGGAGGCACAGGGCGAGGCCGGGGCCACCGCCGCCGACGCCGAGCGGGTCATGGAGCGCGTCCGCCAGCTCCGCCGCCCCTCCCACCTCGCCAAGCTCTCCAAGCCGCCCTTCACCCTCGACGATTTCCACCACTACCTCTTCTCCGAGGAGCTGAACCCTCCCTTACAACCGCAG GTTCACCATGATATGACGGCTCCACTGTCCCACTATTACATATATACAGGCCACAATTCATACTTGACGGGAAACCAGCTCAGTAGTGACTGCAGCGATGTTCCAATTATAAGAGCACTTCAGAGAGGTGTGAGAGTAATTGAGCTGGATATATGGCCAAATTCTGCAAGAGACAATATCAATGTTCTTCATGGAAG GACATTGACTTCTCCTGTGGAGCTTATCAGATGTTTAAAATCCATCAAAGAGCATGCCTTTTCAGCATCTCCGTATCCTGTTATCATAACTTTGGAGGACCACCTTACTCCTGATCTCCAGGCTAAAGTAGCCAAG ATGGTCATGGAAACATTTGGAGACATGCTGTACTACCCTGACTCAGAAAGTCACAAGGAATTCCCTTCACCAGAGGCTCTGAAGAAAAGGATTATCATTTCCACCAAACCACCTAAAGAGTACCTTGAAGCTAAAAGTTTTAAGGAGAAGGATTGTGATACTCAAAAAGAAAATGATTCTAATGAAGAAGAAGCGTGGGGAAAGGAGGTTTCAGATATACAAACTGAATTTGAATTAGCTAATAAG GATGAAGAAGTTCAAGATGAGGAACttgcagatgatgatgatgatcaaaaAGAGCGTCAGAATGCACCGCCTGAGTACAAATGTCTAATCACCATCAGGGCAGGGAAACCTAAGGGTCACATGAGCGAAGCACTAAACGTTGATCCAGAGAAAGTTAGACGATTAAGTCTGAGTGAGCAAGAACTTGTCAAAGCTGCAGCGACACACGGAGCTGATTTACTAAG GTTCACTCAGAAAAATCTTCTCAGGATATATCCAAAGGGCACCCGCTTTAATTCTTCTAACTACAATCCATTCATTGGTTGGATTCATGGTGCTCAGATGGTTGCATTCAACATGCAG GGATATGGCAGGTCGCTGTGGCTGATGCATGGATTTTATAAAGCCAATGGGGGTTGTGGGTATATAAAGAAGCCTGATTTCTTGGTGAAGGCTGGTCCAAACAATGAGGTTTTTGATCCTAAAGCCGTCTTACCTGTAAAGAAAACTTTAAAG GTAAAAATTTATATGGGAGATGGTTGGCGTATGGATTTTAGTCAGACACACTTTGATGCATATTCTCCTCCAGATTTCTATACAAGG GTAGGGATAGCTGGAGTTCCAGCTGACACCGTGATGAAGAAAACAAAGACAATAGAGGACAACTGGACACCAGTTTGGGATGAGGAGTTTACCTTCACTTTAACTGTACCTGAACTGGCTTTGCTTCGTATTGAAGTACATGAGTATGATATGTCTGAGAAGGATGACTTTGGTGGACAGACTTGCATTCCTGTTTCGGAGTTGAGGCCAGGGATCAGGGCTGTGCCACTTTTTGACCACAAGGGCAACAAATTCAATTCCGTAAAGCTGCTGATGCGATTCGTGTTTGTATGA